In the Streptomyces formicae genome, one interval contains:
- a CDS encoding PLP-dependent aminotransferase family protein, protein MGETWATLGVDLHLETGGEASRGGVRKGLTDALREAVRGGRLAPGTRLPSSRSLAVDLGIARNTVADAYADLVAEGWLTARQGSGTRVAERVVAPPVRAATPRRKGGAPTYDLTPGTPDLSAFPRTEWLKAARRALAAAPNDALGYGDPRGRVELREALARYLARARGVRADPDRIVVTAGFVHGLSILGRVLRQRGVREVSVESYGLDVHWNLLHRAGLRTAPLDFDELGTCTAGLGSGRSGGSGAGASKAVLLTPAHQFPMGVPLRPERRAAAVDWARREGGLILEDDYDGEFRYDRQPVGALQGLDPERVVYLGTASKSLAPGLRLGWMVLPSALRDEVLGEKDASGWSCGALDQLTLAEFITSGAYDRQVRAARLRYRRRRDHLVAALAERAPETRATGIAAGLHAVVELPQGTEQSVVQAANWERLAVQGLSRFRHPRAAVRQADALVVGYGTPAEHAWAGALEALCRVLP, encoded by the coding sequence ATGGGAGAAACATGGGCCACTTTGGGCGTCGACCTGCACCTGGAGACGGGCGGTGAGGCGTCGCGCGGCGGGGTGCGCAAGGGGCTGACCGACGCGCTGCGCGAGGCGGTGCGGGGCGGCCGCCTGGCTCCCGGCACGCGCCTGCCGTCGTCCCGCTCGCTCGCCGTCGACCTCGGCATCGCGCGCAACACCGTCGCCGACGCGTACGCCGACCTGGTCGCCGAGGGCTGGCTCACCGCGCGGCAGGGTTCGGGCACGCGGGTGGCCGAGCGGGTCGTCGCGCCGCCGGTGCGGGCGGCGACGCCGCGCAGGAAGGGCGGGGCGCCGACGTACGACCTCACGCCCGGCACCCCCGACCTGTCCGCGTTCCCGCGCACCGAGTGGCTCAAGGCGGCCCGCCGCGCGCTGGCGGCCGCCCCCAACGACGCGCTCGGGTACGGCGATCCGCGCGGCCGCGTCGAACTGCGCGAGGCGCTCGCCCGCTACCTCGCGCGGGCCCGTGGCGTGCGCGCCGACCCCGACCGCATCGTCGTCACGGCCGGTTTCGTGCACGGCCTCTCGATCCTGGGCAGGGTGCTGCGGCAGCGCGGCGTGCGGGAGGTGTCCGTGGAGTCGTACGGCCTGGACGTCCACTGGAACCTGCTGCATCGCGCGGGCCTGCGCACGGCGCCGCTCGACTTCGACGAACTGGGCACGTGCACGGCCGGGTTGGGGTCCGGCAGGTCTGGCGGGTCGGGCGCGGGCGCCTCGAAGGCGGTGCTCCTCACCCCCGCGCACCAGTTCCCGATGGGCGTGCCTCTGCGGCCCGAGCGGCGCGCGGCGGCCGTCGACTGGGCGCGGCGCGAGGGCGGACTGATCCTGGAGGACGACTACGACGGCGAGTTCCGCTACGACCGCCAGCCCGTCGGAGCCCTCCAGGGCCTGGACCCCGAACGCGTCGTCTACCTGGGCACGGCCAGCAAGTCGCTCGCCCCGGGACTGCGCCTCGGCTGGATGGTGCTGCCGTCCGCGCTGCGCGACGAGGTCCTCGGCGAGAAGGACGCGTCGGGCTGGTCGTGCGGCGCCCTGGACCAGCTGACGCTCGCGGAGTTCATCACCTCGGGCGCGTACGACCGTCAGGTGCGCGCCGCCCGCCTGCGCTACCGGCGCCGCCGCGACCACCTGGTGGCCGCGCTGGCCGAGCGCGCCCCCGAGACCCGCGCCACCGGCATCGCGGCCGGCCTGCACGCGGTCGTCGAACTCCCGCAGGGCACCGAGCAGTCCGTCGTCCAGGCCGCCAACTGGGAGCGCCTCGCGGTGCAGGGCCTGTCCCGCTTCCGGCATCCGCGCGCGGCGGTGCGGCAGGCGGACGCGCTGGTGGTGGGGTACGGGACACCGGCGGAGCACGCGTGGGCGGGGGCGCTGGAGGCGCTGTGCCGGGTGCTTCCGTGA
- a CDS encoding glutathionylspermidine synthase family protein yields the protein MERRTIDPRPGWQQTVEDQGLVYPLTRYPDDSLRPYWDESAYYVFSLPEVEALEEVVEELHAMCLAAAEHIVAHDRFGDLGITDPRVVDAVAEAWRRKAELPSLYGRFDLRYDGTGPAKMLEYNADTPTSLVEAASPQWFWMEERFPGADQWNSLHERLVDAWKKQAPLLPPGGPLYFAHSAADELGEDLMTVAYLRETAEQAGLAAESISMEDIGWDRLSGRFVDKKLRFMRSCFKLYPWEWLTADRFAPHVLETLDNGGGTGSTLWIEPAWKMLLSNKALLAVLWELYPGHPNLLPAYLDGPRELATTRGYVAKPLLGREGAGVTVHEPGERGAALLPREEPCCYQELAPLPDFDGNRVVLGAWVVEDEAAGLGIRESAGLITDEYARFIPHVIL from the coding sequence ATGGAACGCCGCACCATCGACCCCCGCCCCGGCTGGCAGCAGACCGTCGAGGACCAGGGGCTCGTCTACCCGCTCACCCGCTACCCCGACGACTCGCTGCGCCCCTACTGGGACGAGAGCGCGTACTACGTCTTCTCCCTCCCCGAGGTCGAGGCGCTGGAGGAGGTCGTCGAGGAACTGCACGCGATGTGCCTCGCCGCGGCGGAGCACATCGTCGCGCACGACCGCTTCGGCGACCTCGGGATCACGGACCCGAGGGTGGTCGACGCCGTCGCCGAGGCATGGCGCCGCAAGGCCGAACTCCCTTCCCTGTACGGGCGGTTCGATCTCCGATACGACGGCACGGGCCCGGCCAAGATGCTGGAGTACAACGCCGACACCCCCACGTCCCTGGTCGAGGCGGCGAGCCCCCAGTGGTTCTGGATGGAGGAGCGCTTCCCCGGCGCCGACCAGTGGAACTCCCTCCACGAACGCCTGGTCGACGCCTGGAAGAAGCAGGCCCCGCTCCTTCCGCCCGGCGGCCCCCTGTACTTCGCGCACTCCGCCGCCGATGAACTCGGCGAGGACCTGATGACGGTCGCGTACCTGCGCGAGACCGCCGAACAGGCGGGCCTGGCCGCCGAATCCATCTCCATGGAGGACATCGGCTGGGACCGGCTCTCGGGCCGCTTCGTCGACAAGAAGCTGCGCTTCATGCGGAGTTGCTTCAAGCTCTACCCGTGGGAGTGGCTGACCGCGGACCGCTTCGCGCCGCACGTCCTGGAGACCCTCGACAACGGCGGCGGCACCGGCTCCACGCTGTGGATCGAGCCCGCCTGGAAGATGCTGCTCTCCAACAAGGCGCTGCTCGCCGTGTTGTGGGAGCTGTATCCGGGGCACCCGAACCTGCTGCCCGCGTATCTGGACGGGCCGCGCGAGCTGGCCACCACGCGGGGCTACGTGGCGAAGCCGCTGCTCGGCAGGGAGGGCGCGGGGGTGACCGTGCACGAACCGGGTGAACGGGGTGCCGCACTCCTGCCCCGTGAAGAGCCCTGCTGCTATCAGGAGTTGGCGCCCCTGCCGGACTTCGACGGCAACCGCGTCGTCCTCGGCGCGTGGGTCGTCGAGGACGAGGCGGCGGGACTCGGCATCAGGGAATCGGCGGGGCTGATCACGGACGAGTACGCCCGGTTCATCCCTCATGTGATCCTGTGA
- a CDS encoding NADP-dependent oxidoreductase has protein sequence MTLSREIRLAARPTGEPTPADFELATTEVPGELAEGQILVRNTWMSVDPYMRGRMDDVPSYIPPFQLGAPLEGSALGEVVASNAPAVPVGATVSHFLGWREYAVVDAAAATVVDTSIAPADAYLGPLGTTGLTAYAALTRTAPVREGDVVLISAAAGAVGSVAGQIARELGASRVIGSAGGPAKTKKLLDSFGYDAAIDYRAGGLPEQLAQAAPDGVDVYLDSVGGDHLEAAIGAIRPGGRIALVGAISTYNATGPVPGPNNLFHAAKQEATLRGMLVTSHLDLFPEWIGRAAPLLADGALRTEQTVVDGIERAPEAFLGVLRGANTGKMLVRIGAVTGSHEG, from the coding sequence ATGACCCTCTCCCGCGAAATCCGCCTCGCCGCCCGCCCCACAGGCGAACCCACCCCCGCCGACTTCGAGTTGGCCACCACCGAGGTACCCGGCGAGCTCGCCGAGGGGCAGATCCTCGTACGCAACACCTGGATGTCGGTCGACCCGTACATGCGGGGCCGCATGGACGACGTGCCGTCCTACATCCCGCCGTTCCAGTTGGGCGCGCCGCTGGAGGGCAGCGCGCTCGGCGAGGTCGTCGCGTCCAACGCCCCCGCCGTGCCGGTCGGCGCCACCGTCTCGCACTTCCTGGGCTGGCGGGAGTACGCCGTGGTCGACGCCGCCGCCGCGACGGTCGTCGACACCTCGATCGCCCCGGCCGACGCCTACCTCGGCCCACTCGGCACGACGGGTCTGACCGCGTACGCCGCGCTGACCCGCACCGCTCCGGTGCGCGAGGGCGACGTCGTCCTCATCTCGGCCGCGGCGGGCGCGGTCGGCAGTGTCGCCGGGCAGATCGCCCGCGAGCTCGGCGCCTCCCGGGTGATCGGCTCGGCGGGCGGTCCCGCGAAGACGAAGAAGCTCCTGGACTCCTTCGGGTACGACGCCGCCATCGACTACCGCGCGGGCGGCCTGCCCGAGCAGCTCGCCCAGGCCGCGCCCGACGGCGTGGACGTCTACCTCGACTCGGTCGGCGGCGACCACCTGGAGGCCGCGATCGGCGCGATACGTCCCGGCGGCCGCATCGCGCTGGTCGGCGCCATCAGCACCTACAACGCGACCGGGCCCGTGCCGGGACCGAACAACCTCTTCCACGCCGCCAAGCAGGAGGCGACGCTGCGCGGCATGCTCGTCACCAGCCACCTCGATCTGTTCCCTGAGTGGATCGGCCGCGCGGCGCCGCTGCTCGCCGACGGCGCACTGCGCACCGAGCAGACCGTCGTCGACGGCATCGAGCGGGCGCCCGAGGCGTTCCTCGGGGTGCTGCGCGGGGCGAACACCGGCAAGATGCTGGTCCGTATCGGCGCCGTCACAGGATCACATGAGGGATGA